In a genomic window of Brassica rapa cultivar Chiifu-401-42 chromosome A10, CAAS_Brap_v3.01, whole genome shotgun sequence:
- the LOC103844933 gene encoding glucose-6-phosphate/phosphate translocator 1, chloroplastic: MVLAAKQALSAKIGFSNPLSRRNPSSPLQRSPLAASFPSTTDLPKRTVLAVSKPLHLSPMRAKPPARREAYEGDKSEPQPIDDAAETKSEAAKKLKIGIYFATWWALNVVFNIYNKKVLNAYPYPWLTSTLSLAAGSLMMLISWAVGIVETPKTDFDFWKTLFPVAVAHTIGHVAATVSMSKVAVSFTHIIKSGEPAFSVLVSRFLLGETFPTSVYLSLIPIIGGCALSALTELNFNMTGFMGAMISNLAFVFRNIFSKKGMKGKSVSGMNYYACLSMLSLLILTPFAIAVEGPQMWIDGWQKALSDVGPQFVGWVAAQSVFYHLYNQVSYMSLDQISPLTFSVGNTMKRISVIVSSIIIFRTPVQPVNALGAAIAILGTFLYSQAKL; the protein is encoded by the exons ATGGTTTTAGCGGCGAAGCAGGCTCTCTCCGCTAAGATCGGGTTCTCCAACCCTCTTTCGCGACGGAACCCATCTTCCCCGCTCCAACGATCTCCTCTCGCCGCCTCGTTTCCATCGACGACGGACCTTCCAAAACGCACCGTTTTAGCCGTCTCCAAGCCTCTGCACCTCTCTCCCATGAGAGCGAAGCCTCCGGCGAGACGCGAGGCGTACGAAGGCGATAAGTCGGAGCCTCAGCCGATCGATGATGCGGCGGAAACGAAGTCGGAGGCGGCGAAGAAGCTGAAGATCGGAATCTACTTCGCGACTTGGTGGGCGTTGAACGTTGTGTTCAACATCTACAACAAGAAGGTGTTGAACGCTTACCCTTATCCTTGGCTTACCTCCACGCTCTCTCTCGCCGCCGGTTCGTTGATGATGCTCATCTCCTGGGCTGTTGGGATCGTTGAGACTCCGAAAACTGATTTCGATTTCTGGAAAACTCTTTTTCCG GTTGCTGTGGCACATACAATCGGTCATGTGGCTGCAACGGTGAGTATGTCCAAGGTTGCGGTTTCCTTCACTCACATCATCAAGAGTGGTGAACCTGCGTTTAGTGTTCTTGTCTCGAGGTTCCTTTTGGGTGAAACCTTCCCTACTTCGGTTTACTTGTCCCTCATTCCCATCATTGGTGGTTGTGCTCTCTCTGCCCTTACCGAGCTTAACTTCAACATGACTG GTTTCATGGGGGCGATGATTTCGAACTTGGCTTTTGTGTTTCGTAACATCTTCTCAAAGAAGGGAATGAAGGGAAAGTCTGTGAGCGGAATGAACTACTACGCTTGTCTCTCCATGCTATCACTCTTGATCCTCACCCCCTTTGCAATTGCGGTTGAAGGTCCTCAGATGTGGATCGATGGCTGGCAAAAGGCTCTCTCCGACGTCGGACCTCAGTTCGTCGG GTGGGTGGCTGCGCAGAGTGTGTTCTATCATCTCTACAACCAAGTGTCTTACATGTCTTTAGACCAAATCTCTCCCTTGACGTTTAGTGTCGGTAACACCATGAAGCGTATCTCAGTCATCGTCTCCTCCATCATTATCTTCCGCACCCCTGTCCAGCCCGTTAACGCTCTTGGAGCTGCCATTGCTATCCTCGGAACCTTCTTGTATTCCCAG GCAAAGCTTTGA
- the LOC103844934 gene encoding tryptophan synthase beta chain 1, chloroplastic, with amino-acid sequence MAASGTVASFRTSVSSSPQLTHLRSPSKALKFTPLPSSRSRPSFSVSCTIAKDPPVLMSAGSDPSLWQRPDSFGRFGKFGGKYVPETLMHALSELETAFHSLATDDDFQRELAGILKDYVGRESPLYFAERLTEHYRRENGEGPLIYLKREDLNHTGAHKINNAVAQALLAKRLGKKRIIAETGAGQHGVATATVCARFGLECIIYMGAQDMERQALNVFRMRLLGAEVRAVHSGTATLKDATSEAIRDWVTNVETTHYILGSVAGPHPYPMMVRDFHAVIGKETRRQALEKWGGKPDVLVACVGGGSNAMGLFHEFVNDTEVRLIGVEAAGFGVDSGKHAATLTKGDVGVLHGAMSYLLQDDDGQIIEPHSISAGLDYPGVGPEHSFLKDMGRAEYFSVTDEEALEAFKRVSRLEGIIPALETSHALAHLEKLCPTLPDGSRVVLNFSGRGDKDVQTVAKYLEV; translated from the exons ATGGCAGCTTCAGGCACCGTGGCTTCTTTCAGAACCTCCGTTTCTTCCTCTCCCCAATTGACCCATTTGAGATCCCCCTCCAAAGCTCTCAAATTTACGCCTCTGCCATCGTCTCGCTCAAGGCCATCGTTCTCCGTCTCCTGCACCATCGCCAAGGACCCGCCTGTTCTCATGTCCGCCGGATCTGACCCGTCTCTCTGGCAACGACCCGATTCGTTCGGTCGGTTCGGGAAGTTTGGTGGCAAGTATGTCCCTGAGACGCTCATGCACGCTCTCTCCGAGCTCGAAACGGCGTTTCATTCTCTCGCCACCGACGATGATTTCCAG AGAGAGTTAGCGGGGATCTTGAAAGACTACGTGGGTAGAGAAAGCCCTCTGTATTTCGCAGAGAGGCTTACTGAGCATTACCGCCGCGAGAATGGGGAAGGGCCGCTTATATACTTGAAGAGAGAAGACCTGAACCACACAGGAGCTCACAAGATCAACAACGCCGTGGCTCAGGCTCTTCTCGCCAAGCGTTTGGGGAAGAAGAGGATTATCGCTGAGACCGGAGCTGGTCAGCACGGTGTGGCTACAGCTACGGTTTGTGCTCGTTTTGGTCTGGAGTGCATTATCTATATGGGTGCTCAAGATATGGAGAGACAAGCACTTAATGTGTTCAGGATGCGACTTCTTGGTGCCGAG GTGAGAGCAGTTCATTCTGGAACAGCAACGTTGAAGGATGCTACTTCAGAAGCGATAAGGGATTGGGTGACAAATGTTGAGACTACTCATTACATATTGGGATCTGTGGCGGGTCCTCACCCTTACCCTATGATGGTCAGAGACTTTCACGCGGTGATTGGTAAAGAAACGAGGAGACAAGCGTTGGAGAAATGGGGAGGGAAGCCGGATGTCTTGGTGGCTTGTGTTGGTGGGGGTTCAAACGCGATGGGACTCTTCCATGAGTTTGTGAATGACACAGAGGTCCGGTTGATCGGTGTTGAAGCTGCGGGATTCGGAGTGGATAGTGGTAAACACGCTGCTACGTTGACAAAGGGAGATGTGGGTGTTCTACATGGAGCTATGAGTTACTTGCTGCAAGATGATGATGGCCAAATCATTGAACCTCACTCCATCAGTGCAGG ATTGGACTACCCTGGAGTTGGACCGGAGCACAGTTTCCTGAAAGATATGGGACGGGCTGAATACTTTAGCGTAACGGACGAAGAAGCGTTGGAAG CGTTCAAGAGAGTATCGCGGTTAGAGGGAATCATTCCAGCACTGGAGACCTCTCACGCACTAGCTCACCTCGAGAAGCTATGTCCCACGTTACCGGACGGAAGCAGAGTCGTGTTGAACTTCAGCGGAAGAGGAGATAAAGATGTTCAGACGGTAGCTAAGTATCTTGaagtttga
- the LOC103844935 gene encoding septum-promoting GTP-binding protein 1 isoform X1: protein MADKIHEIAGKMTPLCQKIVHVNVKWRIMEKVSIFGDFFRFVWRKILSCSSIIEKPIIYRRVVHRTPSTIGEIFDSDDDTTVSGRGISSSSDADLVSLKISLLGDCQTGKTTFVIKYVGDENQGFLEMAGLNLMDKTFYVQGVTISFSIWDVGGDEKRSKDHIPIACKDSVAILFMFDLTSRSTLNSVFGWYSQARKWNTTAIPILIGTKFDDFVRLPPNLQWTIVTQARAYAKVMKASLFFSSATHNINVNKIFKFILAKLFNLPWKIDRNLTLGEPIIDYDS from the exons ATGGCCGACAAAATCCATGAGATCGCCGGGAAGATGACACCTTTGTGTCAGAAAATCGTTCACGTGAACGTAAAATGGAGAATCATGGAGAAAGTATCTATATTTGGAGACTTTTTTAGGTTTGTATGGAGGAAAATATTATCTTGTTCAAGTATCATCGAGAAACCTATTATTTACCGGCGAGTCGTTCACCGGACTCCTTCCACCATCGGAGAGATCTTCGACAGCGATGATGATACAACTGTTTCCGGTAGAGGGATAAGTTCAAGTTCGGATGCAGATTTGGTTAGCCTCAAGATCAGCTTATTAGGCGATTGTCAAACAGGGAAGACTACTTTTGTA ATAAAATATGTTGGAGACGAGAATCAAGGGTTCCTGGAGATGGCTGGattaaatttgatggacaaaaCGTTTTATGTTCAAGGAGTAACAATTTCTTTTAGCATTTGGGATGTAGGAG GTGATGAAAAGAGGTCTAAAGATCATATACCTATTGCTTGTAAAGATTCAGTAGCAATCTTGTTCATGTTTGATCTAACCAGTCGATCTACTCTTAACAG TGTCTTTGGGTGGTATAGCCAGGCAAGAAAATGGAATACG aCGGCAATTCCGATTTTAATAGGAACAAAATTCGATGATTTCGTTCGGCTCCCACCCAATCTACAATGGACCATTGTCACTCAG GCGAGAGCGTACGCGAAGGTGATGAAGGCGTCATTGTTCTTTTCAAGTGCGACACACAACATAAATGTGAACAAGATCTTCAAATTCATTTTGGCTAAACTTTTTAATTTGCCTTGGAAGATCGACAGAAATTTAACCTTAGGTGAACCCATTATCGACTATGATTCCTAA
- the LOC103844935 gene encoding protein TEM1 isoform X2, translated as MADKIHEIAGKMTPLCQKIVHVNVKWRIMEKVSIFGDFFRFVWRKILSCSSIIEKPIIYRRVVHRTPSTIGEIFDSDDDTTVSGRGISSSSDADLVSLKISLLGDCQTGKTTFVIKYVGDENQGFLEMAGLNLMDKTFYVQGVTISFSIWDVGGDEKRSKDHIPIACKDSVAILFMFDLTSRSTLNSVFGWYSQARKWNTEQNSMISFGSHPIYNGPLSLRRERTRR; from the exons ATGGCCGACAAAATCCATGAGATCGCCGGGAAGATGACACCTTTGTGTCAGAAAATCGTTCACGTGAACGTAAAATGGAGAATCATGGAGAAAGTATCTATATTTGGAGACTTTTTTAGGTTTGTATGGAGGAAAATATTATCTTGTTCAAGTATCATCGAGAAACCTATTATTTACCGGCGAGTCGTTCACCGGACTCCTTCCACCATCGGAGAGATCTTCGACAGCGATGATGATACAACTGTTTCCGGTAGAGGGATAAGTTCAAGTTCGGATGCAGATTTGGTTAGCCTCAAGATCAGCTTATTAGGCGATTGTCAAACAGGGAAGACTACTTTTGTA ATAAAATATGTTGGAGACGAGAATCAAGGGTTCCTGGAGATGGCTGGattaaatttgatggacaaaaCGTTTTATGTTCAAGGAGTAACAATTTCTTTTAGCATTTGGGATGTAGGAG GTGATGAAAAGAGGTCTAAAGATCATATACCTATTGCTTGTAAAGATTCAGTAGCAATCTTGTTCATGTTTGATCTAACCAGTCGATCTACTCTTAACAG TGTCTTTGGGTGGTATAGCCAGGCAAGAAAATGGAATACG GAACAAAATTCGATGATTTCGTTCGGCTCCCACCCAATCTACAATGGACCATTGTCACTCAG GCGAGAGCGTACGCGAAGGTGA
- the LOC103844936 gene encoding uncharacterized protein LOC103844936, with amino-acid sequence MAQKLELIRGGGGSIKIGATGTVATLMTRELDSMKQPSPQTPTTRPVRTTIPVSVDCGTSSSTTRRPKARKSSDEASSSNVRTPKGHNAKGTHQLPNVASDNARTPKGHNAKSTHQLPMLGSDNVSLQGTPRREKRMNIVDIVDVKCGNPDRAWANPITSRLKKLGFSKLNESIG; translated from the coding sequence ATGGCTCAGAAGCTTGAACTGATCAGAGGTGGAGGAGGATCCATCAAAATAGGAGCAACAGGAACGGTGGCAACTCTAATGACTCGTGAGCTAGACTCCATGAAACAACCTTCGCCTCAGACTCCCACAACAAGACCCGTTAGAACAACCATCCCTGTCTCTGTTGACTGTGGCACCTCTTCTTCCACTACAAGAAGACCAAAAGCAAGAAAATCATCAGACGAAGCTAGCAGCAGCAATGTTAGGACACCAAAGGGTCACAATGCTAAAGGCACTCATCAGCTTCCAAATGTTGCCTCCGATAACGCTAGAACACCAAAGGGTCACAATGCAAAAAGCACTCATCAGCTTCCAATGCTTGGCTCTGATAATGTATCCTTGCAAGGAACTCctagaagagagaagagaatgAATATTGTGGATATTGTGGATGTGAAATGCGGGAATCCAGATCGGGCTTGGGCTAATCCAATAACCAGTAGACTCAAGAAGCTTGGCTTCTCTAAACTCAATGAGAGCATTGGTTAA
- the LOC103844938 gene encoding uncharacterized protein LOC103844938, protein MDSMMGKLVMGLVVVVAIFEASGVDAWTGEIRGRVVCDVCADSSIGPEDHVLEGAEVAVLCITKSGEVVNYQAFTNSKGVYTVAETMPESERWDACLARPISSFHTSCNHLNQANNGIKFSYKRPSGYFHAVKPFVYRHQYAPSYC, encoded by the exons ATGGATTCGATGATGGGTAAACTCGTGATGGGTTTGGTCGTGGTGGTTGCGATCTTCGAAGCTTCAGGTGTCGACGCGTGGACTGGAGAGATTCGCGGCAGAGTTGTATGCGATGTCTGTGCCGATTCTTCAATCGGACCAGAGGATCATGTCCTTGAAG GAGCTGAGGTTGCGGTACTCTGCATAACTAAGTCCGGAGAAGTTGTGAACTACCAAGCTTTCACAAACTCAAAAGGTGTCTACACTGTAGCGGAGACAATGCCAGAGAGTGAACGTTGGGACGCATGCCTTGCAAGACCCATCAGCAGCTTCCACACTTCGTGCAACCACTTAAACCAGGCCAATAATGGGATCAAATTCAGTTATAAACGCCCTTCCGGTTACTTTCATGCCGTGAAACCATTTGTGTATCGACACCAATACGCACCTTCTTATTGCTGA
- the LOC103844939 gene encoding probable folate-biopterin transporter 4, which yields MMMIHWFKQLRSAFGVAFLWLVCLIYFTQGFRSFVWTAVSYQLKDRLQLSPSASQFVFSVAFFPWSIKPLYGIISDCIPIGGKKRTPYLVISTVLSLVPWLLLGLDSSSRSSSLYLMIFLTVQNLGSAMADVVIDAMIAEAVRIEKSSFAGDLQSVSWFAMAVGGICGSLLGGYALNNLNIETIFLLFTVLPALQLLSCPLVEEIPASNEPLPELLDSNEFEEKSKMSNDTYPHTKKSNTRRRKGQKKGKKGASSGKSETHKKQSKSLASKLFQSLKAAALELCRAFKQPIILRPMAWFFIAHITVPNLSTVMFYYQTEVLQLDASFLGTARVVGWLGLMLGTFIYNRYLTNMTLRKSLLFAHIGLSITILLDMTLVSRANVGYGVSDKTMVLFGSALGDAINQLKFMPFLILSGRLCPPGIEGTLFALFMSINNLGNTVGSFMGAGLASLLGISSGSFENMSMGLAIQVFCTYIPVLFLFLIPKEATGVSAS from the exons atgatgatgatacatTGGTTTAAGCAGCTGCGATCGGCGTTTGGCGTCGCGTTTCTGTGGCTCGTTTGCCTCATTTACTTCACTCAG GGATTTAGATCGTTTGTGTGGACAGCAGTTTCGTACCAGCTCAAAGACAGGCTTCAGCTATCACCATCAGCTTCTCAGTTCGTCTTTTCTGTCGCCTTCTTTCCATGGAGCATCAAACCATTATACGG AATCATCTCAGATTGTATCCCTATAGGAGGGAAGAAGAGGACACCGTACTTGGTGATATCGACAGTGCTCTCTCTTGTTCCATGGCTCTTGCTCGGTCTAGACTCATCCTCCCGAAGTTCCAGCCTCTATCTCATGATTTTCTTGACCGTACAAAATCTTGGATCAGCCATGGCTGATGTTGTGATAGACGCCATGATTGCTGAGGCTGTAAGAATCGAAAA GTCCTCGTTTGCTGGAGATCTTCAGTCTGTCTCATGGTTTGCTATGGCTGTGGGTGGAATCTGCGGTAGTCTCTTAGGAGGCTACGCGTTGAACAACTTGAACATAGAAACAATCTTCCTCCTTTTCACGGTGTTGCCTGCGTTACAGCTACTTTCATGTCCTCTCGTTGAAGAGATTCCTGCTAGTAATGAACCGTTGCCTGAGCTGCTGGACTCGAACGAGTTTGAAGAGAAGAGCAAGATGAGCAATGATACCTATCCACACACGAAGAAGTCCAACACAAGAAGAAGGAAAGGGCAGAAGAAAGGTAAGAAAGGAGCTTCCAGTGGAAAGAGTGAGACACACAAGAAGCAATCAAAGTCTTTAGCTTCAAAGTTGTTCCAGTCATTGAAAGCAGCCGCTTTGGAATTATGTCGTGCGTTCAAACAACCGATCATTTTGAG ACCAATGGCGTGGTTTTTCATAGCGCATATCACCGTGCCAAACCTCTCTACGGTCATGTTCTATTACCAAACCGAGGTGTTGCAGTTAGACGCTTCTTTCCTAGGAACAGCCCGTGTTGTTGGTTGGTTAGGTCTCATGCTTGGAACCTTTATCTACAACCGCTATCTCACAAATATGACTCTCCGAAAATCTCTCTT GTTTGCTCACATTGGGCTGTCTATAACCATACTCCTCGATATGACCTTGGTGTCTAGAGCAaatgtgggttatggagtatcAGACAAGACAATGGTTCTCTTCGGATCGGCTCTAGGTGATGCCATCAATCAACTCAA ATTCATGCCGTTCTTGATCTTGTCTGGTCGTCTATGTCCTCCTGGGATTGAAGGAACACTGTTTGCGCTGTTTATGTCGATAAACAACCTTGGGAACACAGTTGGGTCGTTCATGGGAGCAGGATTGGCTTCACTTCTTGGAATCTCTTCAGGGTCCTTTGAGAATATGTCTATGGGCTTAGCTATTCAAGTGTTTTGCACTTACATACCCGTGTTGTTTCTTTTCTTGATACCCAAGGAAGCTACAGGTGTATCAGCTTCATAG
- the LOC103844940 gene encoding uncharacterized protein LOC103844940 codes for MASPSSSSSFTLSSLFATAVLILVLSTAVSLKSTLHPRDMLPHLPRQVSWPILNSLYGAADLLPTFIGTANAGNNTVKWKGACFYENTAHMEFHNKSGSKFGGGTLHIKADKAHSSTCMDLYVFATPYRVTWTWYFISRPHTVEFPEWDGQAEYDYVKKKGVSIFLMHAGMLGTLQALCDVFPLFTNTGWGESSNLAFLEKHMGAKFEARPEPWVTKVNTDDIHSGDLLVLSKIRGRWGGFETLEKWVSGAYAGHSAVFLRDTQGKLWIGESGNENEKGEDVIAILPWEEWWEFEQKKDDSNPQIALLPLHPDVRAKFNVTAAWEYARSMDGKPYGYHNLIFAWIDTVTANYPPPIDAHLVASFMTVWNKLQPEYAANMWNEALNKRLGTEGLGLPDVLVEVEKRGSSFDKLLTVPEQDDWVYSDGKSTSCIAFILEMYKEAGLFGSLASSIQVTEFTLKDAYMLNFFENNASRLPKWCNDNDSVKLPFCQILGKYRMELPGYNTMEPYTHMNEQCPSLPPKYNRPGNC; via the exons ATGGCGTCTCCATCTTCCTCATCATCTTTCACGCTTTCCTCTCTGTTCGCCACCGCCGTCCTAATTCTAGTTCTCTCAACCGCCGTATCATTGAAATCGACGTTACACCCTCGCGACATGCTTCCACATTTGCCAAGACAAGTCTCGTGGCCCATCCTCAACTCCCTTTACGGCGCAGCCGATCTGCTTCCCACTTTCATCGGAACAGCGAATGCAGGAAACAACACCGTCAAGTGGAAAGGAGCTTGCTTCTATGAGAACACAGCTCATATGGAGTTTCATAACAAGTCCGGTAGCAAGTTTGGTGGAGGCACGCTTCACATTAAG GCGGATAAAGCACATAGCTCGACTTGCATGGATCTTTATGTCTTTGCAACTCCATATCGTGTGACATGGACTTGGTACTTCATTTCACGGCCACACACTGTAGAGTTCCCTGAATGGGATGGACAAGCCGAGTATGATTAC GTTAAGAAGAAGGGAGTTTCGATATTCCTGATGCACGCAGGGATGTTAGGAACACTACAAGCACTGTGTGATGTTTTCCCTCTCTTTACCAATACTGGTTGGGGTGAAAGCTCTAATCTCGCGTTTCTTGAGAAGCATATGGGGGCTAAGTTCGAAGCTCGTCCTGAACCATGGGTCACCAAAGTCAAcactgatgatatccactcAGGTGATCTACTTGTTCTATCCAAGATCCGTGGACGTTGGGGTGGTTTTGAGACCCTTGAGAAGTGGGTGAGTGGGGCTTACGCTGGTCATTCAGCTGTCTTCTTGAGAGACACACAAGGGAAGCTGTGGATTGGTGAGTCCGGTAATGAAAACGAAAAG GGAGAAGATGTAATAGCGATATTACCATGGGAAGAGTGGTGGgagtttgaacaaaaaaaagatgactCGAATCCTCAGATTGCATTGTTACCTTTGCATCCTGATGTTCGTGCTAAGTTCAACGTTACTGCTGCGTGGGAATATGCTCGGAGCATGGATGGTAAACCATATGGTTATCACAACTTGATTTTTGCCTGGATCGATACCGTTACTGCAAACTACCCTCCTCCTATAGATGCTCATCTT gTTGCCTCTTTCATGACTGTTTGGAACAAATTGCAGCCTGAGTATGCTGCTAATATGTGGAATGAAGCCTTGAACAAGCGTCTCGGAACAGAG GGTCTTGGTCTTCCAGATGTACTGGTGGAAGTAGAGAAACGCGGATCTTCTTTTGACAAATTACTAACTGTACCTGAACAAGACGATTGGGTATACAGCGATGGTAAATCAACCTCGTGCATTGCTTTCATCCTTGAAATGTACAAAGAAGCTGGCCTATTCGGCTCATTGGCTAGTTCTATTCAAGTCACAGAGTTCACG CTAAAAGATGCTTACATGCTCAACTTCTTTGAGAACAATGCAAGCCGTCTTCCAAAATGGTGCAATGACAATGACAGTGTGAAGCTTCCTTTCTGTCAGATACTTGGGAAGTACAGAATGGAACTTCCTGGTTACAATACTATGGAACCTTACACCCATATGAATGAACAGTGTCCATCTCTGCCTCCAAAGTATAACAGACCAGGGAACTGCTAA
- the LOC103844941 gene encoding polyadenylate-binding protein RBP45A — protein sequence MQQPPQNAAGAGQQIPSDQQAYHQQKLSWMMQQQQGQQWNQQSAPSQGQQPYGSQNPGSDNEIRSLWIGALQPWMDESYIMTVFAQAGEVQSAKVIRNKLTGMCEGYGFVEFANHAAAERVLQTYNGTQMPNSDQTFRLNWAQAGAGERRQAEGPEYTIFVGDLAPEVTDFMLAETFSNVYASVKGAKVMMDRSTGRTKGYGFVRFGDESEQMRAMGEMNGQYCSSRPMRLGPAANKKPLAMQPGMYQDTQGGGNPGESDPSNTTIFVGALDASVTDEELRAVFGQFGELTHVKIPPGKRCGFVQYATRASAEHALLNLNGTQLGGQSIRLSWGRSPNNQAQPHQAQWNGGGGYYGYPPQPQGFEPYGHGAPRPQDPSAYYGGGYGGYGNYQQQRQ from the exons ATGCAGCAGCCACCACAAAACGCCGCCGGAGCAGGGCAGCAGATCCCTTCTGACCAGCAAGCCTATCACCAGCAGAAACTCTCGTGGATGATGCAACAGCAACAGGGCCAGCAATGGAACCAGCAGTCAGCGCCGTCACAGGGTCAACAGCCCTACGGATCTCAGAATCCAGGATCCGATAACGAGATTCGCTCCCTGTGGATCGGCGCCTTGCAGCCGTGGATGGACGAAAGCTACATCATGACCGTCTTCGCTCAGGCCGGCGAG GTTCAATCGGCTAAAGTGATTCGCAATAAACTGACTGGTATGTGCGAGGGTTACGGATTCGTTGAGTTCGCTAACCACGCTGCAGCTGAGCGTGTGTTGCAGACATACAACGGTACTCAGATGCCTAACTCTGACCAGACCTTCAGGCTGAACTGGGCTCAGGCCGGGGCTGGTGAGAGACGCCAAGCTGAAGGGCCTGAGTACACTATCTTTGTGGGCGACCTGGCTCCTGAAGTTACTGACTTCATGCTCGCGGAGACGTTTTCGAATGTGTACGCGTCTGTCAAGGGGGCTAAGGTTATGATGGACAGGAGCACTGGACGGACGAAGGGATATGGGTTTGTTAGGTTTGGGGATGAAAGTGAGCAGATGCGTGCGATGGGGGAAATGAATGGTCAGTACTGCTCGAGTAGGCCTATGCGTCTTGGTCCCGCTGCCAACAAGAAGCCTCTTGCAATGCAGCCAG GCATGTATCAGGACACCCAAGGAGGAGGAAATCCTGGAGAAAGCGATCCAAGTAACACAACT ATATTTGTTGGTGCTCTGGATGCTAGCGTTACAGACGAAGAATTGAGGGCAGTTTTTGGTCAATTTGGAGAACTTACTCACGTGAAAATACCTCCGGGGAAGCGTTGTGGATTCGTTCAGTATGCCACCAG GGCGTCTGCGGAGCATGCACTTTTAAATCTGAATGGAACACAATTAGGTGGACAAAGCATCCGTCTTTCATGGGGACGTAGTCCGAACAAccag GCACAGCCTCATCAAGCTCAATGGAATGGTGGTGGTGGATACTATGGATACCCTCCACAGCCGCAGGGCTTTGAACCATATGGTCATGGAGCTCCTCGTCCTCAGGATCCTAGTGCGTACTATGGTGGCGGTTACGGTGGCTATGGCAACTATCAGCAGCAACGGCAG TGA